The proteins below are encoded in one region of Drosophila santomea strain STO CAGO 1482 chromosome 2R, Prin_Dsan_1.1, whole genome shotgun sequence:
- the LOC120444344 gene encoding WD repeat and HMG-box DNA-binding protein 1, which translates to MSFSRSALRYAHTNGYTGLLYTPRGEFIITCGTDGDIRHWTCISDDDPRSSCLGEFVMCIAHTGTRLLASTDRNTVHAYTFPEMDSDGILMRFTAPATCLKVSGGYTAAGSEDTTIKVLKGDTAGNETVLEGHTGPILALDLFPERKLLVSVAGDGQLKVWNFEEGKELKTIGGLAKVNSFESASLYGTPNFEPQSGELLAYAVDNEIVVLNTANWEVAFKLRDDSVSSNYSCCQFSPNGERLAAGTTKGEVSIFDVKKGKAVTVEMPPNDCNAITCLAWNLSGEVEVAFCDATGQLGTVFLGDAVDAANGEGIEDDQAELMGDDYEFEAGDDLDAAIDDGDGVSLEQLKRKVMSFADPVDQDDASNQSLASSSRTVPAPVAPQIKLFKQQTAFQPSATPSDLEHRYMAWNDVGIVTAHVEPSGDSSIDVEFHDASIHHALHISNYNQHNLASVSSGALALASNESSKLVVIALAAAGNKEWSLSLPDCESAEAIAATRHLVAVATSSSFLRIFTVMGTQREVLTIPGPVVAIAGHEHSLMVVYHSSAPSQTQQHLSAMLVNINGLSLRQEYLPVPLTPGRQLTWLGYSDTGSPSVADNMGLLQLYRRSSNAWFPICDTMKQSTSVSHNFFVVAVSERRQIVQAVLCRGTSYPMTNPRPMLQELRMQIPLCDIEVEKSELEDALLRSSLMQMDGAEKIQKETAIKLFALACSSECETRARELIESIACTDLLQLAVKYATKRGRIHLSDRLCELLPQLEAVQEARKQQTLLGASGIAATIVLPMTPTSATQSGPKPKAIELSSAKRGTLKRLANSPNMFKAASAGSRPSTPDITPSPLDTQENIFGESESEVPMGKTPDHRSPLNSVNPFAMKRKLGDTGVIFGSEKLKLAKK; encoded by the coding sequence ATGAGCTTCTCGCGCAGTGCCCTGCGCTATGCGCACACCAATGGCTACACGGGACTCCTGTACACTCCTCGCGGCGAGTTCATCATCACTTGCGGCACAGATGGAGACATCAGGCACTGGACCTGCATCAGTGACGACGATCCACGCTCCAGTTGCCTGGGCGAATTCGTCATGTGCATAGCCCACACGGGCACCCGTCTGCTAGCCTCCACGGATCGCAACACAGTCCATGCCTACACCTTTCCCGAGATGGACAGTGATGGCATCCTCATGCGATTCACTGCGCCGGCTACGTGCCTCAAGGTGTCCGGCGGTTATACTGCTGCCGGCAGCGAGGATACCACTATTAAGGTGCTTAAAGGCGATACGGCTGGCAACGAAACGGTGCTGGAGGGGCACACTGGTCCAATTCTGGCTCTGGACTTGTTTCCGGAGCGAAAACTGCTGGTTTCCGTGGCCGGAGATGGCCAATTAAAGGTGTGGAACTTCGAGGAGGGCAAAGAGCTGAAGACCATTGGTGGTTTAGCAAAGGTCAACAGTTTCGAGAGCGCCAGTCTATATGGCACTCCGAATTTTGAGCCACAAAGCGGCGAACTTCTGGCCTATGCCGTGGACAACGAGATTGTGGTGCTCAACACGGCAAACTGGGAAGTGGCATTTAAACTGCGCGACGACTCGGTATCCAGTAACTACAGCTGCTGCCAGTTCTCGCCCAATGGGGAGCGCCTGGCCGCCGGAACAACCAAGGGCGAGGTGAGCATCTTCGATGTAAAGAAAGGAAAGGCAGTGACAGTGGAAATGCCGCCAAACGACTGCAATGCCATAACATGCCTGGCCTGGAATCTGTCTGGAGAGGTGGAGGTGGCCTTCTGCGATGCCACGGGCCAGCTGGGAACCGTGTTTCTTGGCGATGCAGTCGATGCAGCCAACGGCGAAGGAATAGAGGACGACCAAGCCGAGCTGATGGGCGATGACTATGAGTTTGAGGCCGGTGATGACTTGGACGCCGCAATAGACGACGGCGATGGCGTTAGTCTGGAGCAGCTTAAGCGCAAGGTGATGAGCTTTGCGGATCCCGTAGATCAAGATGACGCCTCCAACCAATCTCTGGCCAGCAGTAGCCGAACTGTACCTGCTCCCGTTGCTCCGCAAATCAAGCTCTTCAAGCAGCAGACGGCCTTTCAGCCCAGTGCCACACCGTCCGATCTGGAGCATCGCTACATGGCCTGGAATGATGTGGGCATCGTCACCGCCCATGTGGAGCCCTCAGGCGATAGTTCCATCGATGTGGAGTTCCATGATGCTAGTATTCACCATGCTCTACACATTAGCAACTACAATCAGCACAATTTGGCCAGTGTAAGCAGTGGAGCCTTGGCGTTGGCATCCAACGAATCCAGCAAATTGGTTGTCATTGCTCTGGCCGCCGCCGGCAACAAGGAGTGGTCACTCAGCCTGCCGGATTGCGAGAGTGCGGAGGCTATTGCGGCCACCCGTCATCTAGTGGCTGTGGCCACCAGCTCGAGTTTTCTTCGTATCTTCACCGTGATGGGAACGCAGCGTGAGGTGCTAACCATACCTGGACCAGTGGTGGCCATTGCTGGACACGAGCACAGTCTGATGGTTGTTTACCATAGTTCCGCGCCCAGTCAGACGCAGCAGCATCTCTCCGCGATGTTGGTCAACATAAATGGATTGAGTTTGCGCCAGGAATATCTGCCCGTTCCGTTGACTCCGGGCCGACAGCTCACCTGGCTTGGGTACAGCGACACGGGATCGCCGAGTGTTGCCGACAACATGGGTCTGCTACAGTTGTACCGCCGGAGCAGCAACGCCTGGTTCCCCATCTGCGACACCATGAAGCAAAGCACCAGTGTGTCGCACAACTTTTTTGTGGTGGCTGTATCCGAGAGGCGTCAGATAGTCCAGGCGGTCTTGTGCCGCGGCACCTCCTATCCCATGACCAATCCGCGACCCATGCTTCAGGAACTGCGCATGCAGATACCGCTTTGTGACATTGAAGTGGAAAAGTCCGAGCTGGAGGATGCCCTGCTGCGCTCCAGTCTGATGCAAATGGACGGTGCGGAGAAGATTCAGAAGGAGACGGCCATCAAGCTCTTCGCCTTGGCCTGCAGCAGCGAGTGCGAGACGCGAGCTAGGGAATTGATTGAGTCCATTGCCTGCACTGATCTCCTGCAACTGGCCGTGAAATACGCCACCAAACGTGGACGCATCCACCTGTCTGACCGCCTGTGCGAACTGCTACCGCAATTGGAGGCCGTCCAGGAGGCTCGCAAGCAGCAGACTTTGTTGGGCGCCAGCGGCATTGCGGCCACCATTGTTCTGCCTATGACACCCACATCGGCCACACAGAGTGGTCCAAAGCCAAAGGCCATCGAGCTGAGCTCGGCCAAACGGGGCACCCTGAAGAGATTGGCCAATTCACCCAACATGTTTAAAGCAGCATCGGCGGGATCTCGGCCCTCGACTCCGGATATCACACCCTCTCCGCTGGACACCCAGGAGAACATATTCGGCGAATCGGAATCTGAGGTTCCCATGGGCAAAACTCCCGATCACAGATCCCCTTTGAATTCGGTTAATCCCTTTGCCATGAAACGTAAACTGGGCGACACTGGAGTGATATTTGGTTCGGAAAAGCTGAAGCTGGCAAAGAAATAA
- the LOC120444346 gene encoding arginine-hydroxylase NDUFAF5, mitochondrial isoform X2, which produces MWFEDNSLDLVISSLSLHWVNDLPGCFARIKRSLKPDGVFIASMFGGDTLYELRSSLQLAELERKGGISPHISPFTQIRDIGSLLNRAGFTMLTIDTDELVIGYPSMFELMWDLKGMAENNAAFNRPAHLSRETMLAASAIYQELYAKPNENGIPATFQIIYFVGWKPGPNQPQPLERGTGEVSLKDLGSIIEKGGKLDTKAGD; this is translated from the exons ATGTGG TTTGAGGACAACTCACTGGATCTGGTCATCTCCAGCTTGAGCCTGCACTGGGTGAATGATCTGCCCGGCTGCTTTGCCAGGATCAAGCGCAGTCTGAAACCGGATGGCGTCTTCATAGCCTCAATGTTTGGTGGAGACACTCTGTACGAGTTGCGCTCTTCGCTGCAACTGGCCGAGCTGGAGCGCAAAGGTGGCATATCCCCGCACATCTCGCCCTTCACCCAGATCAGGGATATTGGATCCCTGCTCAACCGCGCCGGCTTCACCATGCTGACCATAGACACCGATGAACTCGTCATCGGCTATCCCAGCATGTTCGAGCTGATGTGGGATCTCAAGGGTATGGCGGAGAACAATGCGGCTTTCAATCGACCGGCTCATCTTAGTCGGGAAACGATGCTAGCGGCCAGTGCCATCTACCAGGAGCTCTATGCAAAACCCAACGAAAATGGTATTCCCGCAACCTTCCAAATCATCTATTTTGTAGGCTGGAAACCCGGACCCAATCAGCCACAGCCTCTGGAAAGAGGAACAGGAGAGGTGTCGCTCAAGGACCTGGGATCGATTATCGAAAAGGGCGGCAAGCTGGACACAAAAGCGGGGGATTAA
- the LOC120444346 gene encoding arginine-hydroxylase NDUFAF5, mitochondrial isoform X1 — protein MLRKLTKLSTLKVRCEFRALSSLSQTSQNIFDRNAKRLQKERAALSEDVGLYDYLKEEVGFRLADRVFDIKREFKAAADIGCSRGYLSRHILAESVEQLTLTDTSATMLEQAQGTPGLKMVKLVKDEEHLDFEDNSLDLVISSLSLHWVNDLPGCFARIKRSLKPDGVFIASMFGGDTLYELRSSLQLAELERKGGISPHISPFTQIRDIGSLLNRAGFTMLTIDTDELVIGYPSMFELMWDLKGMAENNAAFNRPAHLSRETMLAASAIYQELYAKPNENGIPATFQIIYFVGWKPGPNQPQPLERGTGEVSLKDLGSIIEKGGKLDTKAGD, from the exons ATGTTAAGAAAACTAACAAAACTGTCGACCTTAAAGGTCAGATGTGAATTCCGCGCCCTCTCCTCACTCAGTCAAACGTCGCAAAACATATTCGACCGCAACGCCAAGAGATTGCAAAAGGAAAGAGCAGCACTCAG CGAAGATGTTGGACTATACGATTACTTAAAAGAGGAGGTGGGCTTCCGCCTGGCCGACAGAGTATTCGACATCAAGCGAGAGTTCAAGGCGGCGGCGGATATAGGATGCAGTCGCGGCTATCTGTCCAGACACATCCTCGCGGAGAGCGTGGAGCAGTTGACGCTCACGGACACCAGTGCCACAATGCTGGAGCAGGCACAGGGCACTCCGGGTCTGAAAATGGTGAAGCTAGTGAAGGACGAGGAACATCTGGAT TTTGAGGACAACTCACTGGATCTGGTCATCTCCAGCTTGAGCCTGCACTGGGTGAATGATCTGCCCGGCTGCTTTGCCAGGATCAAGCGCAGTCTGAAACCGGATGGCGTCTTCATAGCCTCAATGTTTGGTGGAGACACTCTGTACGAGTTGCGCTCTTCGCTGCAACTGGCCGAGCTGGAGCGCAAAGGTGGCATATCCCCGCACATCTCGCCCTTCACCCAGATCAGGGATATTGGATCCCTGCTCAACCGCGCCGGCTTCACCATGCTGACCATAGACACCGATGAACTCGTCATCGGCTATCCCAGCATGTTCGAGCTGATGTGGGATCTCAAGGGTATGGCGGAGAACAATGCGGCTTTCAATCGACCGGCTCATCTTAGTCGGGAAACGATGCTAGCGGCCAGTGCCATCTACCAGGAGCTCTATGCAAAACCCAACGAAAATGGTATTCCCGCAACCTTCCAAATCATCTATTTTGTAGGCTGGAAACCCGGACCCAATCAGCCACAGCCTCTGGAAAGAGGAACAGGAGAGGTGTCGCTCAAGGACCTGGGATCGATTATCGAAAAGGGCGGCAAGCTGGACACAAAAGCGGGGGATTAA
- the LOC120444345 gene encoding USP6 N-terminal-like protein isoform X3 encodes MTDGEQQDALVKRAEDEREDIFRRYELGLDPSNVVDSWENPTFEIYHRTDKYGFLHDSRLPSTRDAQEMHRNKIEMERDKKWMKMLNQWPPPQDKLHKRVYKGIPDRVRMVAWNKLLDIQQSIENNAGVYLRMLELARKYSTETRQIDADVNRQFRDNLAFRERYSVKQCSLFNVLNAYSIYNSELGYCQGMACVAGVLLLYLHEEEAFWALNTLITDQKYGMHGLFIEGFPKLTRFIDHHDRIMSKIMRKLHKHFTKHNVDALLYAIKWFFVVFVERVPFSLSLRVWDIFMLDGDRVILSMAITILYLHKDELLRLKDMDAIIEYLQVRLHKNFGYSDDDAIQALERVMKKLKDLKLDVPPPAKSNEFPSRKLGDFMEADMEKKIGRRRNDYTDAEKQVITDVISRQEQNAIDVQSTVSYETSECATGTSVASHGSSETMSLEDNNIHLRTANMLQNTPQREMLLGT; translated from the exons ATGACGGACGGCGAACAGCAGGATGCGCTGGTCAAGCGGGCCGAGGACGAGCGCGAGGACATCTTCCGGCGCTACGAACTCGGTCTGGATCCCAGCAATGTGGTGGACTCCTGGGAGAATCCCACCTTTGAGATCTACCACAGGACAGACAA ATATGGCTTTTTGCACGACTCGCGGCTGCCGTCGACGCGGGATGCCCAGGAGATGCATCGCAATAAGATCGAAATGGAGCGGGACAAAAAGTGGATGAAGATGCTCAATCAGTGGCCTCCGCCCCAGGACAAGCTGCACAAGCGCGTCTACAAGGGCATACCGGATCGCGTGCGTATGGTGGCCTGGAATAAGCTGCTCGACATCCAGCAATCGATAGAGAACAATGCTGGCGTCTACCTCCGAATGCTGGAGCTGGCCAGGAAGTACTCCACGGAGACGCGACAGATCGATGCCGATGTGAATCGTCAGTTTCGCGACAATCTTGCCTTTCGCGAGCGCTACAGCGTAAAGCAGTGTTCGCTATTCAATGTGCTCAACGCCTATAGCATCTACAACTCGGAGCTTGGCTACTGCCAGGGCATGGCCTGTGTGGCTGGCGTGCTGTTGCTTTATTTGCACGAGGAGGAGGCTTTTTGGGCATTAAATACCCTGATAACAGACCAAAAATACGGCATGCACGGGCTGTTTATTGAGGGATTCCCGAAGCTGACGCGATTCATCGATCACCACGACCGCATCATGTCGAAAATAATGCGAAAACTACACAAGCACTTTACCAAACATAACGTTGACGCCCTGCTGTACGCCATTAAGTGGTTCTTTGTCGTCTTCGTGGAACGC GTTCCTTTCAGTTTGAGTCTGCGCGTGTGGGATATTTTTATGTTAGACGGCGATCGCGTCATTCTGTCCATGGCCATCACCATTCTGTACCTTCACAAAGACGAGCTGTTGCGCCTCAAGGATATGGACGCCATCATTGAGTATTTGCAAGTGCGGCTGCACAAAAACTTTGGCTACAGCGACGATGATGCCATTCAGGCCCTGGAACGAGTCATGAAGAAGCTAAAGGACCTCAAGTTAGATGTGCCGCCGCCAGCCAAGTCAAACGAGTTCCCCTCCCGCAAACTAGGTGACTTCATGGAGGCGGATATGGAGAAGAAGATCGGGCGCAGACGCAATGATTACACAGACGCGGAGAAGCAAGTCATAACAGATGTGATATCAAG ACAAGAACAAAACGCGATCGACGTTCAGTCCACAGTGTCCTACGAGACTTCGGAGTGCGCAACGG GTACTTCAGTTGCCTCGCACGGCTCGTCGGAAACCATGTCGCTGGAGGACAATAA TATTCACCTGAGGACCGCCAACATGCTGCAGAACACTCCGCAGCGCGAGATGCTCCTGGGCACCTGA
- the LOC120444345 gene encoding USP6 N-terminal-like protein isoform X1, translating to MTDGEQQDALVKRAEDEREDIFRRYELGLDPSNVVDSWENPTFEIYHRTDKYGFLHDSRLPSTRDAQEMHRNKIEMERDKKWMKMLNQWPPPQDKLHKRVYKGIPDRVRMVAWNKLLDIQQSIENNAGVYLRMLELARKYSTETRQIDADVNRQFRDNLAFRERYSVKQCSLFNVLNAYSIYNSELGYCQGMACVAGVLLLYLHEEEAFWALNTLITDQKYGMHGLFIEGFPKLTRFIDHHDRIMSKIMRKLHKHFTKHNVDALLYAIKWFFVVFVERVPFSLSLRVWDIFMLDGDRVILSMAITILYLHKDELLRLKDMDAIIEYLQVRLHKNFGYSDDDAIQALERVMKKLKDLKLDVPPPAKSNEFPSRKLGDFMEADMEKKIGRRRNDYTDAEKQVITDVISRQEQNAIDVQSTVSYETSECATGDGYSMKTFESITSLATSPANSSYSLYSNGFVVTTIESDQDPARSQSIHNLSYLQPHPTLANGLQHMRHSFSSDSDSRNRLDLDQALEVLQRQQLPLHPKMPSSQVVYIVQNGGGGGGRHMDGHREAADDDDDDALSVENTRL from the exons ATGACGGACGGCGAACAGCAGGATGCGCTGGTCAAGCGGGCCGAGGACGAGCGCGAGGACATCTTCCGGCGCTACGAACTCGGTCTGGATCCCAGCAATGTGGTGGACTCCTGGGAGAATCCCACCTTTGAGATCTACCACAGGACAGACAA ATATGGCTTTTTGCACGACTCGCGGCTGCCGTCGACGCGGGATGCCCAGGAGATGCATCGCAATAAGATCGAAATGGAGCGGGACAAAAAGTGGATGAAGATGCTCAATCAGTGGCCTCCGCCCCAGGACAAGCTGCACAAGCGCGTCTACAAGGGCATACCGGATCGCGTGCGTATGGTGGCCTGGAATAAGCTGCTCGACATCCAGCAATCGATAGAGAACAATGCTGGCGTCTACCTCCGAATGCTGGAGCTGGCCAGGAAGTACTCCACGGAGACGCGACAGATCGATGCCGATGTGAATCGTCAGTTTCGCGACAATCTTGCCTTTCGCGAGCGCTACAGCGTAAAGCAGTGTTCGCTATTCAATGTGCTCAACGCCTATAGCATCTACAACTCGGAGCTTGGCTACTGCCAGGGCATGGCCTGTGTGGCTGGCGTGCTGTTGCTTTATTTGCACGAGGAGGAGGCTTTTTGGGCATTAAATACCCTGATAACAGACCAAAAATACGGCATGCACGGGCTGTTTATTGAGGGATTCCCGAAGCTGACGCGATTCATCGATCACCACGACCGCATCATGTCGAAAATAATGCGAAAACTACACAAGCACTTTACCAAACATAACGTTGACGCCCTGCTGTACGCCATTAAGTGGTTCTTTGTCGTCTTCGTGGAACGC GTTCCTTTCAGTTTGAGTCTGCGCGTGTGGGATATTTTTATGTTAGACGGCGATCGCGTCATTCTGTCCATGGCCATCACCATTCTGTACCTTCACAAAGACGAGCTGTTGCGCCTCAAGGATATGGACGCCATCATTGAGTATTTGCAAGTGCGGCTGCACAAAAACTTTGGCTACAGCGACGATGATGCCATTCAGGCCCTGGAACGAGTCATGAAGAAGCTAAAGGACCTCAAGTTAGATGTGCCGCCGCCAGCCAAGTCAAACGAGTTCCCCTCCCGCAAACTAGGTGACTTCATGGAGGCGGATATGGAGAAGAAGATCGGGCGCAGACGCAATGATTACACAGACGCGGAGAAGCAAGTCATAACAGATGTGATATCAAG ACAAGAACAAAACGCGATCGACGTTCAGTCCACAGTGTCCTACGAGACTTCGGAGTGCGCAACGG GTGATGGATACTCAATGAAAACGTTTGAGAGTATCACTAGCTTAGCCACCTCGCCGGCGAATAGCAGCTACTCGCTGTACAGCAATGGATTTGTGGTGACCACTATCGAAAGTGATCAAGATCCCGCCCGCAGCCAGAGTATCCACAATCTCAGCTACCTGCAGCCGCATCCAACTCTGGCCAACGGGCTGCAGCACATGCGGCACAGCTTTAGCAGCGATAGCGACAGTCGCAATCGCCTCGATCTGGATCAGGCACTGGAAGTGCTCCAGCGACAGCAGCTGCCCCTGCACCCGAAGATGCCAAGCAGCCAGGTGGTGTATATCGTGCAAAacggaggcggcggcggaggcaGGCACATGGACGGACATCGGGAAGCTGcggatgacgatgacgatgatgcgCTGAGCGTGGAGAACACACGCCTTTAA
- the LOC120444345 gene encoding USP6 N-terminal-like protein isoform X2 has product MTDGEQQDALVKRAEDEREDIFRRYELGLDPSNVVDSWENPTFEIYHRTDKYGFLHDSRLPSTRDAQEMHRNKIEMERDKKWMKMLNQWPPPQDKLHKRVYKGIPDRVRMVAWNKLLDIQQSIENNAGVYLRMLELARKYSTETRQIDADVNRQFRDNLAFRERYSVKQCSLFNVLNAYSIYNSELGYCQGMACVAGVLLLYLHEEEAFWALNTLITDQKYGMHGLFIEGFPKLTRFIDHHDRIMSKIMRKLHKHFTKHNVDALLYAIKWFFVVFVERVPFSLSLRVWDIFMLDGDRVILSMAITILYLHKDELLRLKDMDAIIEYLQVRLHKNFGYSDDDAIQALERVMKKLKDLKLDVPPPAKSNEFPSRKLGDFMEADMEKKIGRRRNDYTDAEKQVITDVISRQEQNAIDVQSTVSYETSECATVTLTVPEDSHSIRSSLAGTSVASHGSSETMSLEDNNIHLRTANMLQNTPQREMLLGT; this is encoded by the exons ATGACGGACGGCGAACAGCAGGATGCGCTGGTCAAGCGGGCCGAGGACGAGCGCGAGGACATCTTCCGGCGCTACGAACTCGGTCTGGATCCCAGCAATGTGGTGGACTCCTGGGAGAATCCCACCTTTGAGATCTACCACAGGACAGACAA ATATGGCTTTTTGCACGACTCGCGGCTGCCGTCGACGCGGGATGCCCAGGAGATGCATCGCAATAAGATCGAAATGGAGCGGGACAAAAAGTGGATGAAGATGCTCAATCAGTGGCCTCCGCCCCAGGACAAGCTGCACAAGCGCGTCTACAAGGGCATACCGGATCGCGTGCGTATGGTGGCCTGGAATAAGCTGCTCGACATCCAGCAATCGATAGAGAACAATGCTGGCGTCTACCTCCGAATGCTGGAGCTGGCCAGGAAGTACTCCACGGAGACGCGACAGATCGATGCCGATGTGAATCGTCAGTTTCGCGACAATCTTGCCTTTCGCGAGCGCTACAGCGTAAAGCAGTGTTCGCTATTCAATGTGCTCAACGCCTATAGCATCTACAACTCGGAGCTTGGCTACTGCCAGGGCATGGCCTGTGTGGCTGGCGTGCTGTTGCTTTATTTGCACGAGGAGGAGGCTTTTTGGGCATTAAATACCCTGATAACAGACCAAAAATACGGCATGCACGGGCTGTTTATTGAGGGATTCCCGAAGCTGACGCGATTCATCGATCACCACGACCGCATCATGTCGAAAATAATGCGAAAACTACACAAGCACTTTACCAAACATAACGTTGACGCCCTGCTGTACGCCATTAAGTGGTTCTTTGTCGTCTTCGTGGAACGC GTTCCTTTCAGTTTGAGTCTGCGCGTGTGGGATATTTTTATGTTAGACGGCGATCGCGTCATTCTGTCCATGGCCATCACCATTCTGTACCTTCACAAAGACGAGCTGTTGCGCCTCAAGGATATGGACGCCATCATTGAGTATTTGCAAGTGCGGCTGCACAAAAACTTTGGCTACAGCGACGATGATGCCATTCAGGCCCTGGAACGAGTCATGAAGAAGCTAAAGGACCTCAAGTTAGATGTGCCGCCGCCAGCCAAGTCAAACGAGTTCCCCTCCCGCAAACTAGGTGACTTCATGGAGGCGGATATGGAGAAGAAGATCGGGCGCAGACGCAATGATTACACAGACGCGGAGAAGCAAGTCATAACAGATGTGATATCAAG ACAAGAACAAAACGCGATCGACGTTCAGTCCACAGTGTCCTACGAGACTTCGGAGTGCGCAACGG TTACGCTTACCGTTCCCGAGGATTCGCATTCAATACGAAGTTCGCTTGCAGGTACTTCAGTTGCCTCGCACGGCTCGTCGGAAACCATGTCGCTGGAGGACAATAA TATTCACCTGAGGACCGCCAACATGCTGCAGAACACTCCGCAGCGCGAGATGCTCCTGGGCACCTGA